From Bradyrhizobium sp. AZCC 1610:
AAGGCTATATTTGGCGTCATTGCGAGGAGCGAAGCGACGAAGCAATCCATTCTTTCTTTGGGCGGAGAGATGGATTGCTTCGCTACGCTCGCAATGACGGCTGCGGCGCGGTCCGAAATCACGCCGCCCGGTTGCCGCGCGCGATTTCCTTCTGCTTGTCGAACTCGGCACGGCGCCGAGCCAGTTCTTCCGGGCTCATCTGCGCGACGTTGTTGTAGTCGAGCTTCCAGGAGGCATCCTCGCTCCAGCGCAGCGGCGACTGCATCGTGGTGCGGGAGCCTGCCGCGGACTCCAAAAGCCGCAGCGCCAGTTCGAGCGTCAGCGCTTGCGATTCCACGTCATGCGGCTTGCCGGCGGAGTTGCCGAGCGGGAAATCCGAGAACAGGAAGCGCGGCACGGCCGCATGTTCGACGATATCCTTGGCGCAGCCCGTGACGACCGTAGCGATCCCGTTGGCTTCGAGATGACGCGCCACCAAAGCTGACGTCTGGTGGCAGACCGGGCAGTTCGGGACGATGACGGCGACATCGACCTTGTCGGCCTGGCAGCGGGCGAGAATATCCGGCGCGTCGACATCGATGGTGACGCGGTGGCTGCGATTGGTCGGCGCACCGAAGAAGCGCGGCGCGACCTCGCCGATACGCCCCGAAGCGGCGGCTTTGAGGAGCTGCGGCAATGGAAACCAAGTGCCGCTGTCGGTAGCTGTCGTGTGCTTGCGGTCGTAGCCGATATGCGAGATCCGCAGATCGTGCTGCTTGGCGGTGTCGCCGTCGTAGACCTGGTAGAACTTGGCGCTGCCATTGTAGGCCGCTCCGGGACCCTGATCGCCCTTGGTGGGATCATACTTCGCGGCGGTCGTGACGATGGTCACGCGCGACTGCGCGAGCGGCTTCTTCAGCGGCTGGAACGGCGCATCGACATAATGCGCCCAGCGGTAGGGCGTGGTGTAGCCGATCGCGGCGTAATAATCGCGGGTCCGCTGCATATAGGGAATCGCGGCATCGTGGTCGGGCGCAAAACCGAGCTGATCGTCGAGGGGGCCGGACATTGTTGTGTCTCTCCTGCGTTTCCACCGTCAGGTCATCGAATGACCTTCGGCTAAGCTAATGATAGTCCGCCTATTCCTCAACCGTCGAAATAGCCGCTCAAAACCCGCGACCGACGACCAAAGATCGGCCTCAAATGGCCTCAACAAGCCCAGACGCACCTCTACGCTCGCAGGCGACGCGCGCCCCGAGTTGATGCGACGGCTCTTTGTCCCTCGAAGTAACGAGGGCGCAGGGAAGACCGGGTGCGCGCTGCACCCGCGGTCTCGTGTGCAATGTGCACAAAGAAGTGCGCACACGAGCATACAGGTCCAGCGGAGAGCATCCGGCCTTCCCTGCGCAATGGTTTGACGGCTTATGGCGCGCTCTTCCCGGAGACGAATTCCTCTTGCCTCCGTCGCTGCCGGATTGACGGCCGAACGAATCCGGTTGGATTCGATCGGCCTCCGCCAGCTTGACACCAGCCACGGGTGCCAGAACCACACGCTTTTGCCGTACGCAACAACGCCGCTCGTCCTGCGCGGATCGATTGCTCACGAGCCCCAAGACAAAGCTTGAGGCCGCCCTGCAATGTCTCGCGCGCGCGGGCGCCTCGCGTCCACCGCAACCCGCACTCCACGTATCGTGACGACGCGTACGCCCCTCTTCGATGAGGCGGGATGGCGCGAAGATGGAGCTGATTTGGGGGAAATGAGAAGCGGAATATTTTTGCCGCGCAATCTGGACGACCCAAATCGCGTTGAAATGGCTGGCGAAATTCGATCTTTCGCGCAGCGGGTTTGGCGGTGTTTTTGGAAGCAAGACCGTGCGACCGTGGGCCGAAACGCTCACTGATTTGCCCATCGGCAATCGGCTTTCAGTTCGTGGAAGGGAATTAGGCCGCTGGACTGCACCCCATAGGTGAATTACGGTGACAGTGGAATTACGGTGACAGTGCAGTTAACCGACAGATCGCGTCATTGCCGGTCCGGAAAGTCGTATAGGTAAATAGTTGAGTGCACCGTAATTCCTGACTACAGCAGCATTACGTCTTACCCTTTGGCACCAAGCGACCTTCATGAATTTCATGGCTGACGGCCTGTTTTTCGTCGGGAGGGGACAGGCGTTCCACCAACCGCGTCCCGCTCCAGAGCTCCGCGGGCTGCTGGCCCACCATCTGCTTTGCCCACACGATAGCGTTCTCGTCAGTGTCGCAGACGAACGAGCGGGAGCTTTTGAAATGGCCGTCCGAGCCAATGAGGTAGGCGCGATATTCCGCCACAGTAACCTCTCTCTCCCAAACGAGGCCGCCGTTGCGGCCGCCTTACCGGACCTCTAGTTCTTTGATTGCCAGAGCCGAAAGCTGCGCCGCATCATGAACACCAGTTTGCGCGATCCTGATGATCTTCTTCGCAATCATTTCCGTTAGAGGATCGTCGCGATCCTTGACGCAGAGGGTGTGCAGCGTTTGCTCGTATGCCGCTATGATGCCGTTAACCTCTTTCGGCCCCAGCCCCAAGGAAGAGTTCTCTAATAGGCGATAAATTGCCATTTCTATTTGATCCTCTCTTGGTTGCTTTGGGGGCCGAGGCCAGACACTCGATCATATGAGAAGCTGTCTCGGCTCGCCGGGCTTTACGAACCAGGAGCTCGCGCTCAAACCCCGGTGGGATATCTTGAGCCTGCCTGCGTAACAGCGTCGCCTCTTCTGCAAGGCGTTCTTTAAGGGATGTCGTTTGTTTGAAACGGCTACGCTTTGGCATGCGCTGCTCCATCCATGCGAGGTTTGCAGGAGCGCGACTGGCGGTCTCATCAGAGATGAAAGCCACGTACCGAGCGGTGCTAGCGATATATCCGAGCGGTGATAACCAAATATGCGCGACCTTGAGAAGCGCCAGAGTTTAAACATTAACTTTCTGTCACTCCGTCCTTTCGGACATGGAGCGTGCGGAGCGCGGCCGCGGCCCCGCCAGGCCCCGGCTAGAATTTATCGCCTTGAGGGCCATAATGGTTCTGTGTGCGGAGTCGCGGACATGCCTCTAACAGGGCCAATCCCCGAGGGCAGACCGTTCTTTTGTCCCCATTGCGGGGCATTGTATTCAGTGACGGACTCGCGGCAACCCAAAGGTGACACTGCGGCAAAATGCGTTGTATGCACGCAAACCATGGTCGAATGGGCCTCGACGGAGAGTCGAGTTTATAAGCTCGTTCATCGGCCCGAAGATGAGTGATCACCGCAAGCGCCCCCGACCCATCGGCAAGCTCATGCCGCCGGCAAGCACAGGTCGAGGAGACCCGGCGCGTGCTGCGGGAGGCATGCGACGCGGTCGACCGCGCGATTGACGATCAGGTGGCGACCATGCACCGAAGCTCGAAAGCGGGGTGCCAAGGTCCTCAATAAGCGAGCCAAAGATATTCTAGCCAGTCGATGGAGCCGGACCTGCCGTCGGACAGGCAATTATCCAGTTGTGCGCGTCGCATTGCAATCCCATTCATCCCGATGCTGGTGCCTTTTCCATCGCTTCGTTGGCAACGGAATTACCCGTAAAGAGTTATGATCATATGCCGACCCGTAAGCCGCCGCCCACTCTGCATCCCATGAAGGATTTCGATCCTTCGGAGCCGGCGATCCTTCATGATCTGATATCAGATAGAATCATCACTTGGAGCGGCGAAGATGCTGCGGCCTTCCACCGTGCCCACATTGAAAGAGCGGACGGGACCGTCGCCTGGAACGAATTCGTGTTCGACGGCTGGGGAAACGTACTTGGTGGTTAGGAGATAAACGCAGCATGCGAGCGGATCCGGAGAGGCGTTTAACCTTTCAGGGATCGTTCCGAGCCCAAGCTACGTGCAATGCTTGAGTAAGACGAAGAATGCTGAGTACGGAAGATGCTGAGGACGAGAGTCTGTCCGACCGAGAAAATCCTCAGGATCGGTCCTTCGGTTAGCCGGAGACGAGCCCGACGCGCCGACCCCCCCCTGATGAAGAAATCCGCCCCAATGCTAGATCGCGGTTCTTTTTCGATCGGTGTTCAGCGATCGATCTCCCCGAACACGATGTCCAGCGAACCGATGATCGCCGACACGTCGGCCAGCAGGTGGCCGCGACTCAGGAAATCCATTGCTTGCAGATGCGCGAAAGAGGGCGCCCGGATCTTGCACTTGTAGGGTTGGTTGGTGCCATCGGAGACGAGATAGACGCCGAATTCGCCTTTGGGCGCTTCGACAGCTGCATAAACCTCTCCGGCGGGAACACGGTGGCCTTCGGTGTACAGCTTGAAGTGCTCGATCATTGCTTCCATCGAGCGTTTCATGCCGCTGCGTCGCGGCGGCGCTATCTTGTTATCTTCTATTATCACAGGCCCCTGTCCCTCGATAGCGCGCAGCTTGTCGATGCATTGTTTCATGATGCGCACCGACTGGCGCATTTCTTCCATACGTATCAGGTAGCGATCGTAACAATCACCGTTCTTTCCGATCGGGATGTCGAAATCGAATTCAGGGTAGCATTCGTAAGGCTGCGCCCTGCGCAGGTCCCAAGCGGCGCCGGAGCCGCGCACCATGACGCCGGAAAATCCCCAGCCCCAAGCCTCCGCGAGCTTGACGACGCCAATATCGACGTTGCGCTGCTTGAAAATGCGATTGTTGGTCAGCAGGCCTTCGAGATCGTCGCAAACTTTCAGGAACGGATCGCAGAATGTCCAGATGTCATCGATCAGCTTAGTCGGCAGATCCTGATGAACCCCGCCAACGCGAAAATAGTTTGCGTGCATGCGCGCGCCCGATGCACGTTCGTAAAACACCATCAATTTCTCGCGCTCCTCGAACCCCCACAACGGCGGCGTAAGTGCGCCAACATCCATTGCCTGCGTCGTGATGTTGAGCAGATGCGAGAGCAGGCGGCCAATCTCGCAATAAAGCACCCGTATCAGTTGACCCCGTCTGGGAACGGTGATGCCAAGAAGCTTCTCGGTGGCCAGACAAAAAGCATGCTCCTGGTTCATTGGCGCAACGTAATCTAGCCGGTCGAAATAAGGCAGCGCCTGCAGGTAGGTCTTGTGCTCGATCAGCTTCTCCGTTCCGCGGTGAAGCAACCCAATATGCGGGTCGACGCGTTCGACGACCTCACCGTCGAGCTCGAGAACAAGCCGTAGCACACCGTGGGCCGCCGGATGCTGTGGCCCGAAATTGATAGTGAAATAGCGAACGGCGGCTTGGGCCATAACGACCTCACATCCCAGGAACGTCTCTTGTTCTAGTGGGTTCCAGAGAATCGGCCGAAAATGTCAAACCGCCGAAGGGGTCGATTTTTGGCCACATCTGCGCGGAGAAAGTCTGACCGCGACACGGCACCGGGCGGTTTACCGGCGTGAGGGGATCGTCGTTGGCGAGTCGACAATTACGGTGACAATGCAATTAACCGACAGATCGCGTCATTGCCGGTCCGGTATAGGTAAATAGTTGAGTGCACTGTCAGTGCAGTGCATTTAACTTTCATATTGCGTCATTGATGGGCGCGTAACTCCTCAGTCTGTCATCTCCAGCTCAAGCCGGGCGTCTTTCCTGGTTTTTGCTTCCGATATTTCGATACAAACTTTCTCACCCAAGGCATTGAGATAGCCAAACAGACGGTCGTAAGTATAACCGGCAAAATGCCCGCGCAAAAGCTTTGGGCACATCCGGTTGAGCAAGACCGAGCAGCGACGCGGCCTTGGCTTGGGTCAGGCCCTTTGATTTGATCCGAGCGGCAATGCGCAGGACAATATCCGCCTTGATGGAATGTTCGGCAGCATTAGGAAGACCGATATCCGCAAACACGTTGCCGCTGCTCTTTGTAACTCTGACTTTATTTCTCATTCTCTCTCCGCCAAGCTCTCGGCTTCTTTCAATCTGCGCTTGATCATGTCGATTTCGGTCTTCGGCGTCGAAATACCCTTCTTGGGCTTTTTCTGAAAGGCACTCCCCGCTGTCCGCTGCCTGAAGGAACTCCGTTTCGAACCAAATCTGCCGCCGTACCGACCAATCAAAGCACCCGAGAGGACGCCCCTGGCGAGGATGCGATGAAACTGCAGAAGATCCTTTTCAGCTTCGCCGGCCGGATCGGCCGCCGCACCTATTGGCTGGCAATCCTCGCCCTGATCGTCGCGGTGCTGGTCTTGACCTTCGCACCCTTTCTCCTCAAAAGCGAAGAGGCGGCCGTGCTGTTGGTCGCCTTGACCTCGCAATTCATATGGCTCTTAAGCCTGTGGCCGATACTGGCCGTGGGCAGCAAGCGATTGCACGACCGCAACAAGAACGGCTGGTGGCTGCTGATTTTCTGGCTGCTCCCCTTCGCCCTGTTCTGTGTCGGCTTCAGCATCGATTTCTTTGACGACCCCAACACCGTCCGCCGAAGCGGATATTTCTCGACCGGCTCGATCCTGATTTTTGCGAGCCTTCCGCCCGCGCTATGGGGCATCGTCGAGCTCGGCATTCTGCCGGGCACCAAGGGGCCGAACCTGTACGGCGCCGACCCGGCGCAACAGCTGGCTTGAAAACCGCTTTGCGTCCCGCGGAGCCCTGTGCACTCGAATTACGGTGACAGTGCACCAAACTTGCTGCGAGTTAAGTGCACTGTTCACCGTAAATCCCATAGCGACTGTCGTCCGGCCCACCGGAAGCGGACAACGCGTACCAGATTTGTTCGTATTCGTTAAGTAGCGTTACTGCGTTCGACGTGCTGCGCCAGTTTCTCGAGGGTCTGATAACCGAATTCGACCGCGCCGAATCCGATCCCCGCGTCGCGCTGAGCCTTCGTCGGATGCAACTGCCGCAAAGTGATGACGGTCTTGCCGTCGCTCTGCTCATCGAACGTGATGGTGGTGCGGAATATGCCAGGATCGTTGTCTTTGTCGGCGCCATGATCGATCTCGATCAGGTGCGGCCTCTCGATGCGCCGGAATTGCATCCGATTCGTATATCGCTTGCCGTCGGGAGCGATCATATCGAACCGCCATTCGCCGTTGACGCGAATATCCATTGACTTTGTCTCGACCCTAAAACCGGCCGGACCAAACCATTGGGGGAGATGGCGCGGATCAACCCAGGCGGAGAAAACCAACTCTCGTGGCGCGTTGATCACGCGCGAGAGGACGATCTCTCGATCGAGCGCCCAAGTGGACAGGGACGTTTCATTTTGACTTGCGTTTGCGGGCATTAGACTTTTCCTCTTTCTTCAGTTTCTCAACGTACATTTCCAGTCGATCCAGTCGTTGCTCCCAGATCTCCCTTTGGGCCGCCAACCAAACCTCGACGGTTGCGAGAGCTTCCGTCTGCAATGAGCACATCCTGACGCGACCGGTCTTCTCGGACGCAACGAGGCCGCTGCTCTCTAGAATGCGGATGTGTTTCATCAGGCTCGGGAGCGCCATTTCGAACGGCTTCGCCAGTTCTCCGACGGATGCCTGGCCATCACATAGTCGCATGACGATCGCACGACGGGTCGCGTCAGACAGGGCCCCGAAAACGTGGTCGAGTTGCATTGATTGGTTAGCCATAAAGCTAACTATAGTGGAGACACAAACGTGTGTCAATAAAAGTTAGCCAGACGGCTAACTAATAGATAGTGAGCACCGCGTCGTCGATCGAGTTCGCCAGAATTACGGAATTACGGTGACAGTGCACCAAACTTGCTGCGAGTTAAGTGCACTGTCACCGTAACCCTTGCGAATCCCAATGCTGAGCAGGGCAGACCGCGCTCGACACAGCGGCCGCCTGATAAAGCCTAATATCCGTCCGGCGGTGCGATATCTCGGAAGAGCCTGCCCGGGCCTCGAACGGTGCGCGCCGCGGGCTGTACGCGCCAGCTTGTCCAAAGCTTCTCGTCCGATGTGCAGTACAAGAGATATTCCCCGGGGTTGCGCGACGATTCGCGTCCCGCGGCCTGACTGCAGGCAGAGACTTTGTTTAGAGTGAGGACGTCCCTGATCTCTTGCGTAACCTCCAGCCAGGGACCGGGAAATCGCTCCGATGGCAACCGCATCGGACGAGCATCGGCCGTGCCAAGCAAACACGTCAGACCCAACAGCGCCAAGCTGCAATGATAAGCCGCTCGGAGTGGCTTGCGCGGAACTGAT
This genomic window contains:
- a CDS encoding glycine reductase translates to MSGPLDDQLGFAPDHDAAIPYMQRTRDYYAAIGYTTPYRWAHYVDAPFQPLKKPLAQSRVTIVTTAAKYDPTKGDQGPGAAYNGSAKFYQVYDGDTAKQHDLRISHIGYDRKHTTATDSGTWFPLPQLLKAAASGRIGEVAPRFFGAPTNRSHRVTIDVDAPDILARCQADKVDVAVIVPNCPVCHQTSALVARHLEANGIATVVTGCAKDIVEHAAVPRFLFSDFPLGNSAGKPHDVESQALTLELALRLLESAAGSRTTMQSPLRWSEDASWKLDYNNVAQMSPEELARRRAEFDKQKEIARGNRAA
- a CDS encoding NADH-quinone oxidoreductase subunit D, coding for MAQAAVRYFTINFGPQHPAAHGVLRLVLELDGEVVERVDPHIGLLHRGTEKLIEHKTYLQALPYFDRLDYVAPMNQEHAFCLATEKLLGITVPRRGQLIRVLYCEIGRLLSHLLNITTQAMDVGALTPPLWGFEEREKLMVFYERASGARMHANYFRVGGVHQDLPTKLIDDIWTFCDPFLKVCDDLEGLLTNNRIFKQRNVDIGVVKLAEAWGWGFSGVMVRGSGAAWDLRRAQPYECYPEFDFDIPIGKNGDCYDRYLIRMEEMRQSVRIMKQCIDKLRAIEGQGPVIIEDNKIAPPRRSGMKRSMEAMIEHFKLYTEGHRVPAGEVYAAVEAPKGEFGVYLVSDGTNQPYKCKIRAPSFAHLQAMDFLSRGHLLADVSAIIGSLDIVFGEIDR
- a CDS encoding helix-turn-helix domain-containing protein, with amino-acid sequence MRNKVRVTKSSGNVFADIGLPNAAEHSIKADIVLRIAARIKSKGLTQAKAASLLGLAQPDVPKAFARAFCRLYLRPSVWLSQCLG
- a CDS encoding DUF805 domain-containing protein, encoding MKLQKILFSFAGRIGRRTYWLAILALIVAVLVLTFAPFLLKSEEAAVLLVALTSQFIWLLSLWPILAVGSKRLHDRNKNGWWLLIFWLLPFALFCVGFSIDFFDDPNTVRRSGYFSTGSILIFASLPPALWGIVELGILPGTKGPNLYGADPAQQLA
- a CDS encoding SRPBCC family protein codes for the protein MPANASQNETSLSTWALDREIVLSRVINAPRELVFSAWVDPRHLPQWFGPAGFRVETKSMDIRVNGEWRFDMIAPDGKRYTNRMQFRRIERPHLIEIDHGADKDNDPGIFRTTITFDEQSDGKTVITLRQLHPTKAQRDAGIGFGAVEFGYQTLEKLAQHVERSNAT
- a CDS encoding ArsR/SmtB family transcription factor yields the protein MQLDHVFGALSDATRRAIVMRLCDGQASVGELAKPFEMALPSLMKHIRILESSGLVASEKTGRVRMCSLQTEALATVEVWLAAQREIWEQRLDRLEMYVEKLKKEEKSNARKRKSK